One segment of Allorhodopirellula heiligendammensis DNA contains the following:
- the lpxK gene encoding tetraacyldisaccharide 4'-kinase, with translation MATRPPQPQRPDNPAKGSSSTFDHRSLLSGQTTGLLASSTRLGLRSASLLYGVGARVRRFRYDSGRATVNHVDVPVISVGNLTTGGTGKTPVVCDLCSRLRQLGHRVAIISRGYGAGDSGINDEALEMAERLPDVPHVQHADRVEAARIAVEELEAEVLVMDDGFQHRRLHRDLDLVVVDATCPFGFGYMLPRGYLREPVSSLGRADAAILTRTDQVDTQALASLRTELRTYLGDRPLIETSHAPSKVQLDRGVSEPIESLQDRSIALISAIGNPDAFEKTVSNCGGQIAGHYRLADHDPYDRETRQALRMWIESLQSTGRIDRILCTHKDAVKIAADQIAGVPLGYLQIDLQIRTGEEQLQTLVESCGVT, from the coding sequence ATGGCAACTCGTCCTCCTCAACCGCAGCGCCCCGACAACCCCGCTAAAGGTTCGTCATCGACCTTCGACCACCGCTCCCTGCTCAGCGGGCAGACAACGGGGCTGCTGGCCAGTTCGACCCGACTGGGACTGCGTTCGGCAAGTCTACTCTACGGAGTGGGAGCCCGCGTCCGGCGGTTTCGATATGACAGCGGCCGAGCGACAGTCAACCACGTTGATGTGCCCGTGATCAGTGTGGGCAACCTCACGACCGGCGGCACTGGCAAAACACCGGTGGTCTGCGACCTTTGTTCCCGCCTCCGTCAACTCGGACACCGGGTGGCGATCATCAGTCGCGGGTATGGGGCAGGCGATAGCGGCATCAATGATGAAGCGCTGGAGATGGCCGAACGATTGCCCGACGTCCCGCATGTGCAGCATGCTGATCGGGTCGAGGCCGCGCGCATCGCTGTGGAGGAACTCGAGGCCGAAGTGCTGGTCATGGACGACGGCTTCCAGCATCGCCGCCTGCATCGTGATCTCGACCTCGTGGTCGTCGATGCGACATGTCCATTCGGATTCGGCTACATGCTGCCGCGCGGGTACCTTCGCGAACCCGTCAGCAGCCTCGGTCGCGCCGATGCGGCCATCCTGACGCGAACGGATCAAGTCGACACGCAAGCGCTCGCCTCGCTACGTACAGAACTCCGTACCTACCTGGGCGATCGGCCGCTGATTGAAACCTCGCATGCCCCGTCCAAGGTGCAGCTGGATCGTGGCGTGAGTGAACCGATCGAGTCGCTTCAAGATCGATCGATTGCCCTCATCTCCGCGATCGGCAACCCGGATGCATTTGAAAAGACAGTGAGCAATTGCGGCGGTCAGATTGCCGGGCATTACCGCCTGGCCGATCATGATCCTTATGACCGTGAAACGCGGCAGGCATTGCGAATGTGGATCGAATCACTCCAGTCCACCGGTAGGATTGATCGGATACTTTGCACTCACAAGGACGCGGTCAAGATTGCGGCCGACCAGATCGCCGGCGTGCCGCTGGGATACCTGCAAATCGACCTGCAGATCCGAACCGGTGAAGAGCAGTTACAGACACTCGTGGAGTCGTGCGGCGTTACCTGA
- a CDS encoding peptidase C39, whose product MNQTVATDLLIAISVMLTLSLICVVFAGGYAYSRKGQGTMACLALATMSMVLFLLYASGQLFWARFVPSSAAIIYTNLSAIFAALAAGWAWRLPNTPLWRRSILSLLLASGSVAIIFWPILSIAVRPPPTGGDQWENDVAMQTSWATCSPAAAATLLRAEGIEMSESQMIPLCLTDSSGTPTLGLYRGVKLVANRHDREVELLEGTTADLLDADDWPVLLTVKLPFGVEDRRYVEQWGWIPGMGHSVVALGRGPHGGVVVGDPAVGQEEWTAADLNVLWGGAGLRIR is encoded by the coding sequence ATGAATCAAACTGTGGCCACTGATTTGTTAATCGCAATCAGCGTGATGCTGACTTTGTCGCTTATCTGCGTTGTCTTCGCGGGCGGTTATGCGTACAGCCGCAAAGGTCAGGGGACCATGGCTTGCCTAGCGCTGGCAACGATGTCCATGGTGTTATTCCTGCTGTATGCATCGGGGCAGTTGTTCTGGGCAAGGTTCGTGCCATCATCAGCAGCAATCATCTATACGAATTTATCTGCGATCTTCGCCGCGTTGGCAGCGGGCTGGGCGTGGCGATTGCCGAACACGCCGTTATGGCGTCGTTCAATTCTGAGTCTTTTACTCGCCAGCGGATCAGTGGCTATCATCTTTTGGCCAATTCTGTCGATTGCCGTTCGACCGCCGCCCACCGGTGGAGATCAGTGGGAAAACGATGTTGCGATGCAGACGTCGTGGGCGACATGCAGTCCAGCTGCAGCGGCGACGTTACTTCGAGCGGAGGGCATCGAAATGAGTGAGTCGCAGATGATTCCATTGTGCTTGACAGATTCCAGTGGGACGCCGACTCTCGGGCTGTATCGGGGCGTCAAGTTGGTCGCCAATCGCCATGATCGAGAGGTCGAGTTGCTCGAGGGCACGACGGCTGATCTGTTGGACGCTGACGATTGGCCTGTCCTGTTAACGGTCAAGCTACCATTTGGTGTGGAAGACCGTCGCTACGTCGAACAGTGGGGCTGGATTCCTGGCATGGGGCACTCGGTGGTGGCCTTGGGCCGAGGCCCCCATGGCGGGGTCGTGGTGGGAGATCCCGCAGTGGGACAGGAAGAATGGACAGCAGCGGACTTAAACGTCCTGTGGGGTGGTGCCGGACTACGGATCAGGTAA
- a CDS encoding MaoC family dehydratase, whose amino-acid sequence MTTSTFRSDPPQSVFTAPTQTDGVTLYYEDLAVGQCWKSPSRRITKDDVASFSSLTGDFDPLHRSAAAGSGTKTILPSPFGEPVAHGLLGMSVLAGLSTEHPRAATLALVGIMDWQFENPIFFDEVVHVVTQVETVIPHGRRAGRITWLRKLISSDGRLLQQGRFVTLVASHKREFHGNSSSSTAAPRQPR is encoded by the coding sequence ATGACGACTTCGACGTTTCGCTCTGATCCGCCTCAATCTGTGTTTACCGCCCCCACGCAGACCGATGGGGTGACGCTCTATTACGAAGACCTGGCTGTCGGCCAGTGCTGGAAAAGTCCGTCACGTCGCATTACCAAAGACGATGTAGCCTCGTTTTCATCTTTGACTGGCGATTTTGACCCCTTGCACCGCTCAGCGGCTGCCGGGAGCGGGACAAAAACAATCTTGCCATCGCCGTTTGGCGAGCCGGTTGCCCATGGGCTGCTGGGCATGAGTGTGCTCGCAGGCCTATCAACAGAACATCCACGCGCAGCCACGCTCGCCCTGGTGGGGATCATGGACTGGCAGTTCGAGAACCCCATTTTCTTTGATGAGGTCGTTCACGTCGTAACGCAGGTCGAAACGGTCATTCCTCACGGGCGTCGTGCCGGCCGCATCACTTGGCTTCGCAAGCTAATATCGAGCGATGGGCGGCTGTTGCAGCAAGGCCGATTCGTTACCTTGGTTGCCTCCCACAAACGTGAATTTCATGGCAACTCGTCCTCCTCAACCGCAGCGCCCCGACAACCCCGCTAA